The following proteins are co-located in the Aggregatibacter aphrophilus ATCC 33389 genome:
- a CDS encoding RDD family protein, translating into MLVEEPNKRKDAERGLVFNPRDKTISPSREFAQNHKKQSNEAKLQKSKAAYQISHPIESYVYEKAPFWRRVLAVLINILLFYLFMIFSIFFHNKGDVSRILITVFPYFVFQLFFIFRYGQTIGKRIMGLFILNAETRKKIGAFHYLMREGGSLIRMLNPFSFLVTLFSTTYANSIIVQKVTRKK; encoded by the coding sequence ATGTTAGTAGAAGAGCCTAACAAGCGTAAGGATGCAGAAAGGGGATTGGTTTTTAATCCGAGAGATAAAACAATCTCCCCGTCTAGAGAATTTGCACAAAACCATAAAAAACAGTCCAATGAAGCGAAGCTACAAAAATCCAAAGCGGCTTATCAAATTTCTCACCCCATTGAATCTTATGTTTATGAAAAAGCGCCATTTTGGCGCCGAGTACTGGCGGTATTGATTAATATTTTGCTGTTTTACCTTTTTATGATTTTTTCTATATTTTTTCATAATAAAGGTGATGTCTCTCGGATTTTGATTACAGTTTTTCCTTACTTTGTGTTTCAATTGTTTTTTATTTTTCGTTATGGGCAGACTATTGGTAAGCGAATAATGGGATTATTTATATTGAACGCCGAAACGAGAAAGAAAATTGGAGCCTTCCATTACCTTATGCGTGAAGGGGGGAGTCTCATCCGTATGCTTAATCCATTCTCATTTCTAGTAACACTATTTTCTACTACCTACGCCAATTCGATTATTGTGCAAAAAGTGACACGTAAAAAATGA
- the prmC gene encoding peptide chain release factor N(5)-glutamine methyltransferase yields the protein MNYQQWLQQATQALNQANSSENGRVDALVLLQSATQKSRAFILAFGETVLEKKTLEKLTALLSRRLKGEPIAYLLGEKEFWSLPLAVSEKTLIPRPDTEVLVEKAVEIAIEKLQKCDQHSPSFRILDLGTGTGAIALALASELKFVTQKQQIQLDIIGVDFLPEIVELARTNAKKNQLNVHFLQSHWFDNVRGQFDVIVSNPPYIDNNDEHLNQGDVRFEPLSALVAEEGGYTDLRHIIEHAPQYLTENGYLLLEHGWQQGEKVRSIFQMNLWQDVETCRDYGNNERVTLGRWANISDK from the coding sequence ATGAATTATCAACAATGGCTTCAACAAGCCACGCAAGCGTTAAATCAGGCGAATTCCTCTGAAAACGGCAGAGTGGATGCCTTGGTGTTATTACAATCCGCTACACAAAAATCCCGCGCCTTTATTTTGGCATTTGGCGAAACAGTATTGGAGAAAAAAACACTGGAAAAATTGACCGCACTTTTGTCTCGCCGTTTGAAAGGCGAACCTATTGCTTATCTTCTTGGTGAAAAAGAATTTTGGTCGTTGCCGTTGGCAGTGTCGGAAAAAACGCTAATTCCGCGCCCCGATACGGAGGTTTTGGTGGAAAAAGCGGTGGAGATTGCTATTGAAAAGCTACAAAAGTGCGATCAACATTCACCCTCTTTTCGCATTTTAGATCTTGGTACGGGAACCGGTGCGATCGCGTTGGCGTTGGCATCGGAATTAAAATTCGTGACACAAAAACAGCAGATTCAACTTGATATTATCGGCGTGGATTTCTTGCCTGAAATAGTTGAGTTGGCAAGAACGAATGCGAAAAAAAATCAATTAAATGTCCATTTTTTACAAAGCCACTGGTTTGATAATGTTAGGGGACAATTTGATGTAATCGTGAGTAATCCGCCTTACATTGATAATAACGATGAACATTTAAATCAAGGCGATGTACGTTTTGAACCCTTGTCTGCTTTGGTGGCGGAGGAAGGCGGTTATACTGATTTACGACATATTATTGAACATGCACCACAGTATTTAACGGAAAATGGCTATTTGTTGTTGGAACATGGTTGGCAACAAGGCGAAAAAGTGCGGTCGATTTTTCAGATGAATTTATGGCAAGATGTTGAAACATGCCGGGATTATGGAAATAATGAGCGTGTTACGCTAGGGCGTTGGGCAAACATTTCAGATAAATAA
- a CDS encoding outer membrane lipoprotein: protein MKKIAVVVLMALGMVGCANQDIYGGNVYSSEQAKEARSISYGTIVSTRPVKIQADNQGVIGTVGGGAIGGIAASGIGGGTGQVLATAIGAVAGAVIGSKVEEKASQVSSLEMVIRKDDGKEIVVVQKAEPNLVPGARVRIVGGSRLNVSAL from the coding sequence ATGAAAAAAATCGCAGTTGTCGTTTTAATGGCATTGGGCATGGTTGGTTGTGCTAACCAAGATATTTATGGCGGTAACGTTTATTCTTCCGAACAAGCGAAAGAAGCGCGTTCAATTAGTTACGGCACGATTGTTTCTACTCGTCCGGTGAAAATTCAGGCAGATAACCAAGGCGTGATCGGTACTGTTGGTGGTGGCGCCATCGGTGGTATTGCGGCTTCCGGTATCGGCGGTGGTACAGGTCAAGTGCTTGCCACTGCTATTGGAGCGGTTGCCGGCGCGGTAATCGGTAGTAAAGTAGAAGAAAAAGCCAGCCAAGTGAGTAGTTTGGAAATGGTTATCCGCAAAGATGACGGCAAAGAAATTGTGGTAGTGCAAAAAGCCGAACCTAATCTTGTGCCGGGTGCGCGTGTGCGTATCGTTGGTGGTTCACGTTTGAATGTATCTGCACTTTAA
- the prfA gene encoding peptide chain release factor 1 gives MKPSIITKLESLKERYEELEALLGDASVISDQDKFRAYSKEYSQLEDVVKCFNRWNQLNSNLEEAKILLDDPEMKEMAQMEIEESEAELTEVEQQLQILLLPKDPNDEYNCYLEIRAGTGGDEAGIFAGDLFRMYSRYAELKRWRVEVLSENESEQGGFKEIIALVSGDGVYGQLKFESGGHRVQRVPKTESQGRIHTSACTVAVMPELPESEMPEINPSDLRIDTYRASGAGGQHINKTDSAVRITHIPTGMVVECQDERSQHKNKAKALSVLASRLVQQEQDKLAQEQADTRRNLLGSGDRSDKIRTYNYPQGRVTDHRINLTIYRLDEVMNGKIDELIQPIITEYQADQLATLSEQN, from the coding sequence ATGAAACCATCTATTATTACCAAATTAGAGAGCTTAAAAGAGCGTTATGAAGAGTTAGAAGCGTTATTGGGTGATGCTTCTGTCATTAGCGATCAAGATAAATTTAGAGCCTATTCCAAAGAATATTCACAACTTGAAGATGTTGTGAAATGTTTTAATCGTTGGAATCAACTTAATTCTAACCTTGAAGAAGCAAAAATTTTGCTGGATGATCCTGAAATGAAAGAAATGGCACAAATGGAAATTGAAGAATCTGAAGCCGAACTTACAGAGGTTGAACAGCAATTACAGATTTTATTATTACCGAAAGATCCGAATGATGAATATAACTGCTATTTAGAAATCCGCGCAGGGACAGGCGGTGATGAAGCAGGCATTTTTGCCGGCGATCTTTTCCGTATGTACAGCCGTTATGCCGAACTCAAACGTTGGCGCGTGGAAGTGCTCAGTGAAAATGAAAGCGAACAGGGTGGATTTAAAGAAATTATTGCGCTTGTTAGCGGTGATGGCGTATATGGGCAATTAAAATTTGAATCAGGCGGTCATCGTGTTCAACGTGTGCCGAAAACAGAATCACAGGGGCGTATTCATACTTCTGCTTGTACCGTTGCGGTGATGCCTGAGTTACCGGAATCCGAAATGCCGGAAATTAACCCGTCAGATTTGCGTATCGATACCTACCGTGCATCCGGGGCGGGTGGCCAGCACATCAATAAAACCGACTCTGCCGTGCGTATTACCCATATTCCTACCGGCATGGTGGTGGAATGTCAGGATGAACGTTCGCAACATAAAAACAAAGCCAAAGCGTTGTCCGTGTTAGCTTCCCGATTGGTTCAGCAAGAACAGGATAAATTGGCACAAGAGCAAGCGGATACCCGCCGCAATTTATTAGGTTCGGGTGACCGTTCCGACAAAATCCGCACTTACAATTATCCGCAAGGCCGCGTAACCGATCATCGCATTAACCTTACAATTTATCGCTTGGATGAAGTCATGAATGGAAAGATTGATGAACTCATTCAGCCGATTATCACCGAATATCAGGCGGATCAATTAGCTACATTATCGGAACAAAATTAA
- the kdsA gene encoding 3-deoxy-8-phosphooctulonate synthase: MQNKLIQLGDIQIANDKPFVLFGGMNVLESRDMAIRVCEAYVEVTQKLGVPYVFKASFDKANRSSIHSYRGPGMEQGLKIFAELKQTFGVKVITDVHEIYQCQPVAEVVDIIQLPAFLARQTDLVEAMARTGAIINVKKPQFLSPGQVGNIVEKIAECGNDKVILCDRGTNFGYDNLVVDMLGFSVMKNVSKGCPVIFDVTHSLQCRDPFGAASGGRRAQVTELARAGMAVGLAGLFLEAHPDPNNAKCDGPSALPLDKLEGVVRQMKAIDDLVKSFPELDTAN; encoded by the coding sequence ATGCAAAATAAATTAATTCAATTAGGCGATATCCAAATTGCCAATGATAAGCCGTTTGTATTATTTGGCGGCATGAATGTATTGGAAAGCCGTGATATGGCCATACGAGTGTGCGAAGCATATGTGGAAGTGACGCAAAAATTGGGCGTGCCTTATGTGTTTAAGGCTTCTTTTGATAAGGCGAATCGTTCTTCCATTCATTCCTATCGTGGCCCGGGTATGGAGCAGGGTTTAAAGATTTTCGCCGAGTTAAAACAAACTTTCGGAGTAAAAGTCATTACCGACGTGCATGAAATTTATCAATGCCAACCGGTAGCTGAGGTGGTGGATATTATTCAACTGCCGGCATTTTTGGCTCGCCAAACCGATTTAGTGGAAGCTATGGCGCGTACTGGCGCTATAATTAATGTGAAAAAACCACAATTTTTAAGTCCGGGACAAGTGGGCAATATTGTGGAAAAAATTGCAGAATGCGGTAACGATAAAGTGATTTTATGTGATCGCGGTACCAACTTTGGTTACGACAATTTAGTAGTAGATATGCTGGGCTTTAGCGTGATGAAAAATGTGTCTAAAGGTTGCCCGGTCATTTTTGATGTAACTCATTCATTACAATGTCGCGACCCATTTGGCGCAGCTTCCGGTGGACGTCGTGCACAAGTGACCGAGTTGGCACGCGCGGGCATGGCAGTAGGTTTGGCAGGACTATTCTTAGAAGCTCATCCGGATCCGAACAATGCAAAATGCGATGGGCCGTCAGCATTGCCATTGGA